Proteins found in one Paenibacillus dendritiformis genomic segment:
- a CDS encoding SDR family NAD(P)-dependent oxidoreductase translates to MGRLTGRIALVTGGSRGIGEAIVIRLAEEGADIAINYMSEASYDKAVKVQQQVEQLGRKAIVVQADVGSKEEVNRMFDEVEAKLGPVDVLVNNAGIAPFEPFMQVTEETWDRTYNTNVKSIFMCSQRAAKHMIDNRFGKIVNVLSTASLMVTSPVIPHYQSSKAAAHMLTKGMAIELGKFNINVNAVGPSTVDTDMCTEFLAAPGMREKEEQANPMKRLGTARQIGDAVVFLASEEAMQVNGHLLMVDGGLTVKAAQPDDHMER, encoded by the coding sequence ATGGGTCGTTTAACAGGACGAATCGCACTGGTGACAGGAGGCAGCCGCGGCATCGGCGAAGCTATCGTCATCCGCCTGGCGGAGGAAGGAGCGGATATCGCAATCAACTATATGTCGGAGGCTTCTTACGACAAGGCGGTCAAGGTGCAGCAGCAGGTGGAGCAGCTTGGGCGCAAGGCGATTGTCGTGCAGGCGGATGTCGGCAGCAAGGAGGAAGTGAACCGCATGTTCGACGAAGTCGAGGCGAAGCTGGGCCCTGTCGACGTACTGGTGAACAATGCGGGCATCGCCCCGTTCGAGCCGTTCATGCAAGTGACGGAAGAGACATGGGATCGCACTTATAATACAAACGTCAAGTCTATCTTTATGTGCTCGCAGCGGGCAGCGAAGCATATGATCGACAACCGCTTCGGCAAAATCGTCAACGTGCTGTCGACGGCCAGCCTGATGGTGACCAGTCCGGTCATTCCGCATTACCAGTCGTCCAAGGCGGCTGCGCATATGCTCACGAAGGGGATGGCGATCGAGCTCGGCAAATTCAATATCAACGTAAATGCGGTCGGCCCGAGCACGGTCGATACCGATATGTGCACGGAGTTCCTGGCTGCTCCAGGCATGCGGGAGAAGGAAGAGCAGGCCAACCCGATGAAGCGGCTTGGCACCGCGCGCCAGATTGGCGATGCGGTCGTCTTCCTCGCATCCGAGGAAGCGATGCAGGTCAATGGTCATTTGCTGATGGTAGACGGCGGCTTGACGGTAAAGGCGGCGCAGCCGGACGATCATATGGAACGGTAG
- a CDS encoding UxaA family hydrolase codes for MSMTFQGYRRPNGEVGIRNHLLIIPTVICANQVCNRIQQLVPNTVAIPHQHGCSQIGADKERTFDVLAGTGKNPNVGGVLIVSLGCEVVDPVQLGEEIRKTGKPVEVFDIQSVGGSVKAIQYGVELAGKMRALLDAMEKVDIPLSELKVGVKCGGSDATSGLASNPALGVAADALIGEGGTIVIGETTEIIGAEHVLAGRCRTPEIADNLYHIVDRFEKEVERMGADMRGGNPSPGNIAGGLSTIEEKSLGCISKCGTAPIEGIVEYAEQVPKGGLYFMDSPGNDIECVSGMAAGGVHLVCFTTGRGTPTGSAVIPVIKITGNRLCAERMADNMDVDVSGLLEGEYSLQEAGKRIWDEIRAVSSGKLTTAEVLGHAEFSINRIGPSL; via the coding sequence ATGAGCATGACATTCCAAGGCTACCGGCGTCCGAATGGCGAGGTAGGCATTCGCAATCATCTGCTAATCATCCCAACGGTCATTTGCGCGAATCAGGTATGCAACCGCATTCAACAGCTTGTTCCGAACACGGTCGCCATCCCGCATCAGCATGGCTGCAGCCAGATCGGCGCCGATAAGGAGCGCACGTTCGACGTGCTGGCCGGCACGGGGAAAAATCCGAACGTCGGCGGAGTGCTCATCGTCAGTCTTGGCTGCGAGGTCGTGGATCCGGTACAGCTCGGCGAGGAGATTCGCAAGACCGGGAAGCCGGTCGAGGTGTTCGACATCCAGAGCGTCGGCGGCTCTGTCAAGGCGATCCAGTACGGCGTCGAGCTGGCCGGCAAGATGCGGGCTCTGCTTGATGCGATGGAGAAGGTGGACATCCCGTTGTCCGAGCTGAAGGTGGGCGTCAAATGCGGCGGCTCGGATGCGACGAGCGGCCTCGCTTCCAACCCGGCGCTGGGCGTGGCGGCGGATGCGCTTATCGGGGAAGGCGGTACCATTGTCATCGGCGAGACGACGGAGATAATCGGGGCCGAGCATGTGCTGGCCGGACGGTGCCGGACGCCGGAGATTGCGGACAATCTGTACCACATCGTCGATCGATTCGAGAAGGAGGTCGAGCGGATGGGGGCGGATATGCGCGGCGGCAATCCGAGCCCGGGCAATATCGCGGGCGGCCTCAGCACGATCGAGGAGAAATCGCTCGGCTGCATCAGCAAATGCGGCACCGCCCCGATCGAAGGCATCGTCGAATATGCAGAGCAGGTGCCGAAGGGCGGGCTTTATTTTATGGACTCTCCCGGCAACGATATCGAATGCGTGTCCGGCATGGCCGCGGGCGGCGTGCATCTTGTCTGCTTCACGACGGGGCGCGGCACGCCGACCGGATCGGCCGTCATTCCGGTTATCAAGATTACCGGCAACCGCCTGTGCGCGGAGCGGATGGCCGACAATATGGATGTTGATGTGAGCGGCCTGCTTGAAGGGGAGTATTCACTCCAGGAAGCGGGCAAGCGCATCTGGGACGAGATCCGGGCGGTCAGCAGCGGCAAGCTGACGACAGCCGAAGTGCTTGGCCACGCGGAGTTCAGCATCAACCGCATCGGTCCGAGCCTGTAA
- a CDS encoding UxaA family hydrolase, translating into MGEKVMQKGVSVIVMDERDHVATALRELQPGEAVTCEVAGATRAVAVSQVIPFGHKVAIVPIVEGDHVRKYGEVIGRATCGIPVGSHVHVHNIEGIRGRGDQAASAK; encoded by the coding sequence GTGGGCGAGAAGGTCATGCAAAAAGGTGTAAGCGTTATCGTCATGGATGAACGCGATCATGTGGCGACGGCGCTGCGGGAATTGCAGCCGGGAGAAGCGGTCACTTGCGAGGTTGCGGGTGCGACTCGTGCCGTTGCGGTAAGTCAGGTGATTCCCTTCGGGCATAAGGTGGCCATCGTTCCGATCGTGGAAGGCGACCATGTGCGCAAATACGGAGAAGTGATCGGCCGGGCGACCTGCGGCATTCCCGTCGGCAGCCATGTGCATGTGCACAATATCGAAGGGATCCGCGGTCGAGGGGATCAGGCGGCATCGGCCAAGTAA